The Papaver somniferum cultivar HN1 chromosome 6, ASM357369v1, whole genome shotgun sequence genome segment ATGGATAGAGAAAACCGATATTGGTTATAAAGGTAAGGTTACATTGCGTGTACTAAATCATACAGTTAAACATTGAGTTAAGGAAACTATTGATTTCGATCTTCCAAGAGAGCTAGtctgtgaaaggacaatagtcccacatcaaTAATTTCCGCATAATGAACTTACAACATAACATGCAAGAGTCGCTTCACTTATTGTCAATTGATTTTAAATTGGATGCTCGTTAACTTTGACATGGTATACGAATTAGGTTCGTATGCAGGGTTACACCCGAATTAGTGGCCGCCGTTACCGGTTATTTCATTTTTAAAGCCTTTTGTAATCTTTTCAAAAGCAAATATTGACAAGTAATGAATTTTACTTTTCATGTTAGGTTCCACTTGATTAATTAGAGACCTCTAATCGGCCACTTGTCCCCGTTCTCTTCACACGTGTTTCTACCCACAATTTCATCGTTATCTTAAACTTGGTCGCTTGTTAAATGGTGGATCAGCCCGTCAGTCTTACTGTTGTCTTAATTTGTCATGTTATATGCAGTGGGAAATTTGGTGGAATACCATCTTCCAAAGCAGGCTCCTGTAAACAAAATCTAGCAACAATTCGGTCTCTAATTTCTAGTTTTGTTATTTCGATTAAATTtgcttgtttttcctttttaataTTTGTGGAGTTCCTGTGGGTGAGTGCGTCCCAGAAAATGAAAACGAAACCAAGGTTTCTTTGTCTTCATGGAATGAGAACGAGTGCAAAAATTTTCAAGGAACAAATATTCAAAAGATGGCCAGATTCTATACTTGAAAACATTGATCTAGTCTTCATTGATGCTCCATTTCCGTCTCTTGATGACAAACCCACCATCAGAGGTTTTGTGGGCATTGATGATCTCTTCGATCCTCCATACTACGATTGGTTCCAATTCGATCAAGTGTGTGCCTTAATCCTCATAAAAAGAAAATAGTCTTCGAAGTTTTGAACGTAGAATGATGGGCCCTTCTAATCATGTTTTTGGTTTAATATTACAGGAATTCATGGAGTACAAGAACTTGGATGAGTGTATTGACTACATCCAAGATTGCATGCTTAAGCTAGGACATTTTGATGGTCTAATGGGATTTTCACAAGTAATTTGTGTTTAAATATTCTACTTGATcttctatatatttttgtaaactaATCATCATTTCCTCATTGGGCGTTTTTCAAAGATTGTTTGTGGTGTTGACTAGTAAAAACTTGCAGGGGGGAATTTTCTCGGCCACTTTGCCAGCGTTACAGAAAAAGGTACATATGCATGactaccatatatatatatatatatatactgagcAAATACTAGTGACAGTGTATTTTGAAAGCTCAATCTAATCTGTACCGGCATGCAAAACAATTTTCAGGGTTTAGCACTTAATAAAGTTCCTCAAATAAGAAATGTGATGATAATTGGAGGAGCGACCTTTTTATGCCCGGTCATGGCTGAGAAAGCTCACCCTCCAGGGAACAAGAATTCCTGCAAGTCTCTTCACTTTTTGGGTGAGACGGACATTTTAAAGGAGCGCGGGATGAAGCTTTTGGAATCCTTTGTTAACCCATACGTTATTCATCACCCCAGAGGCCACACTATCCCAAGACTTGGTAAACCAACTGAACTGCTGATGTAACCTTCATCTTAGTTATTTTTTTGTTTCGCTTACTCTAATAACGATATAAATTCAGATGACCAGGGTCTCCTGATAATGCAAAAGTTCCTCCAAGAGATtcagaacgaagaagaagaaaatgaaaaagaacaaAGGGAATATATTATTTCTGCATAGGAATGAAATGCTCTAAATTCAAGTGGCATTCTTTTCCTCGAAAGGAGATCCTAAATTTAGAGCTCAAAAGGCTTTCAAATAGCTTTCTTCTACTTGTTTAGACATTGTTGAAGCCCTTAAAACTACTTATTTTAACACTGTGACAACTGAACTAATTACCTTGATGTAAAAATGGTAATCAGTGTAACCAACAACTGGGTCAGGTTTtccttcaaaaaagaaaacagtTGGGTCGGGTCTGTGAAAAGTATTACGATTGTACTTGTTTAGAGGCGCATCAACGGCAAACCGTTTAGGCAAATCTGGGTTAGCCAAAAACAAGCGACCATATGCAATGAGATCAGC includes the following:
- the LOC113285337 gene encoding esterase OVCA2-like, whose amino-acid sequence is MKTKPRFLCLHGMRTSAKIFKEQIFKRWPDSILENIDLVFIDAPFPSLDDKPTIRGFVGIDDLFDPPYYDWFQFDQEFMEYKNLDECIDYIQDCMLKLGHFDGLMGFSQGGIFSATLPALQKKGLALNKVPQIRNVMIIGGATFLCPVMAEKAHPPGNKNSCKSLHFLGETDILKERGMKLLESFVNPYVIHHPRGHTIPRLGKPTELLM